In the genome of Candidatus Rokuibacteriota bacterium, the window CCGCGGGTATCTCCAGGCCGATGCCTACGCGGGCTACGATGCTCTCTACGCCACCGGGCGCGTCATCGAGGTGGCCTGTTGGGCGCATGCCCGCCGCTACTTCTGGGACGCCAAGGCCTCGGACCCGGCGCGCGCGCTGCTGGCGCTCGGGTTCATCCAGCAGCTCTACGCGGTGGAGCGCGCGGTGAAGGGGGCCGACGCCGAGACCCGCCGCGCCCGGCGGGCGGAGCAGGCCATGCCCGTGCTGGACCGCATCCGAGGCTGGCTGGACGAGCAGGCCGATGTCGTGCTGCCCAAGAGCCCGATCGGCGAGGCCGTGGGCTACGCGGGGGCGCAGTGGACCGCGCTGACGCGGTACTGCAAGGATGGCGATCTCGCGATCGACAACAACGTCTCCGAACGCGCGATGAGGAAGGTGGTCACGGGCCGAAACAATTGGCTCTTCTGCGGCAGCGACGCCGGGGGCCACCGGGCCGCGATTCTCTACAGCCTGGTGGCCACGTGTAAGGCCCACGGGATCGATCCGTGGGCGTATCTGCGCGATGTGCTCGAGCGGATCTCCACGCACCCCAATCGCCGCCGCGCCGAGCTGCTGCCGCGGCACTGGAAGGCCGCCCAGATCGCGACCTAGCCGTAACCCGCCGCACCCCGGCCGGCTCAACCGCTGAGCCAGCCTGCGTCGTCACCGTCGCCTTTGCCCCCCCGTCCCACCCCGCCACCCTGGGGTGGGGTTCTCCGGACGGTTACGCGTCCAGGAGCGCCCGCACGCGCGCCGGGCACACCGCACCCGCTGCAGCGGCAGCCCCTCCGCCGGGCGCTGGGGCTGGCCCTCCACCAAGAGCGTGATCCAGACCAGGCGCCAGCCGTTGAACCAGACCCGAGCGCCCTCGCAGAACACGCAGTGCGCCGGTCGCGCCGGCCGCCCCCGCCCCGGCCCGATTGCCGCCACATACCCCTTGAAGTCGGACCACGCCAGCGCGATGCTCATGAGGCGCTCCTCCATGCCGCTGCCAAACGGGTCGAGGACGCACAGACGCCCCGGGTGTGGCAAGCACCCGGGGCGTCGCCCTGTCTGGAGGAGCCGAGTCTATCGCGTCAGCGGCTGAAGGACTACGCGGGCAGGAACGGTCAGATCACTGCAAGGCAGCGCGCGCGGCTACAGCTGTCGGGGTGGCGCACCTGCACGGGGCGGCCCAGGGCGTCGTAGGTCATCGTGGTCCACAGGGCGCCCTCCGTGATGAAGCGGGGGGCGGAGCGCTGAGCCACCAACCCGCGCGCGTCGAAGGTGGTTTCGCTCACGATGACCTGGCCGCCGGGCCCCTCGGCCTGCGTCATGTAGACGCGCCCGAGGCCATCGAAGTACTGGGCGCTCCAGAGCACCTCTGCTGTGCCATGCTGCTCGGTGCGGTAGGTCACGGTGCGGTAGGTCACGATGCGCTGGAGCGAGAGGTCGCCCAGGCTCTTGTAGAAGGTGCTCACCGAGCCATAGGTCGACCCCGTGTCGAAGGGCCCCGTCACCCGGGTGAGCCGGCCGAAGACGTCGTAGGTGGAGGTGGTGGTCTGGTCATTCGGGTCGGTGAGGCTCGTGCGCACCCCGAAGCGGGCGTCATGGGTGAAGGTCGTGGTGTGGCCGAGGCAGGTCGTGGCGGAGGCGGGATAGACCTGCCCGTCCTCGAAGGTGGTGGTCGTCGTGCAGCCGCGGGGGTCGGTGGTCGCAGTCCGGTTGCCGGAGGCGTCGTAGGCGTGGGTGACGACGGGATTGCCCGCGATGCCGCGGGCGCCGGCCAGCCGGGCCTCGTCGCGGGTGAGCAGGCCGCGGGCGCCCAGGCTGCCCCAGCCGAGGCCGTCATAGGACAGCCAGTGCTCGCGGAGCAGCGCCCCGGCGCCGTCGTGGAGCGCCACGCGGGTGGGGCGCATCAGCCAGGAGGCGGTGTCGACGGCCCAGTCGGTGCGTTCGTCGCGCTCGTCCCCGCTCACCGCGACATCCCCCAGGCTGACCGCACGGATGCGGTTGCCGTAGGCGTCGTACTCGAAGGTCATGGCCGTCTGCTTGGCGGTGGAGCCCCCCTCGTAGCTGTAGGCGTCGGTGCGGTCGAGCCGGACGAAGGTCACGCCGGGATAGGGATTCGTGGTGGACCACGTGCTCGACACCCGGGTGTAGAGGGCGCCCGACTGGCCCCGCGTCTCCGCCGCGTAGGGCCGGCCCTTCTTGAAGTCGTCCTGGTAGAACCAGGTGTCGGTGTAGTTGCCGAGCGCGTCGATCGCGCGCACTGCGCCGTGACCGCGGAACTCGGTGCCGTTGGGGCTCAGGCCGAGGTCGCGATAGTCGTATGCCATGGTCACGGTCCCGCCCCGCCCATCGGTGACCAGGCGCTGGCTGACGCGGTAGCGGTCGAGCGCGCTGAGGTAGGAGTGGCCAACCAGCGTTGAGAAGCCCCAGCCATCCGGGGCGGTGGCGCCGGTCCAGTCGGCGCACCCCACGGCCTGGTAGAATTCGTCCAGTCTCGCCATCTTGCAGGCCGAGAACAGTTGCCACATGCCGATGATGCTATTGCCCTCGGCATGCCCGAGCAGGGTCGAGAAGCCCCAGCCGTCGGGCGCGCTGCCAAGGCCGAACTCCACGCACGACGGCGGGCCGATGATATTGCCCCACTCGTCCCGCGGATACGTTGCAGAGGTGCAGGCGCGGTAGAGCGGCACCGTCTCCCAGTCCGCCGCGGAGAGGATGTGGCCCACCGAGACGGTGTAGCCGTACGGATCGGCGCTGAGGCTCGGCGCCCATCTCCCGCAATCAACCACGTAGCCGAGCTCGTCCGTCTGATAGGCCTCGCACGACGAATAGAGGGGCCGGGTCTGCACGTGCTCGTAGGTGAAGCTCACGCTGCCGCCGAGGCCATTGGAGGCCGTGCTCAGCCGCGCGTTGGTGTAGCTGAAGCTGGCCGGGGGCAGCGTGGAGGCATTGTCGCTGCCGACGACTATCACCGTGCGCAGGGTGAGGTCGCCCGGGGTGCCGTCGCCCCAGGTCCCGCTGGGGTCGCGGTCCGCCGAGTAGTCGTAAGCGAGCGCGTACCGGCGCACGAGGCTCGCGCCGACCCGCACCTCGATGGCGTCGAGGCGCTGGGTCTCGAAGAAGGCCATCCCCTGGGCGGCGCTGCTGTCGGTGTAGTCCCCCCGCGTGCCGCTCCGGACGAAGCGCACCTCGCGCGTGGCACCCACCGCGCCCCCACCCGAGTAGGCCCAGGTGATCAGGTCCGGGTACACGGCGCGGTCGTAGACGCGCGTGGTGCCGTACACCATTGCCGTCTGCTTGGCATGGGCATAGCGCACGGCGACGCCGCTGGCGGTCTTCACCTCGTCGAGGAAGTACTTGTAGACCACCGGGGTGACGAGATCGGGGCGGTAGGCATTGGCCCGGCTGTCGGCGTTGTAGCCGAAGCGGTGGACGGCGCCGTCCTTCGTGGTCAGCGTCCAGTAGTCCGTCCCGCCCGAGGTGTCGTACCTGAGCCGCACGAAGGTCTCGTCCTTGGTGCGGTAGAGCTTCTGGACGCTGTCCACCAGCACCAGGTCATGGGCGCGGCCGCCGTAGACCATCCGGAAGCTATCGTCCGCGGTGTTGCGCAGGATGAAGCCGCCGAGGTCGAGCGTCCAGCCCAGGCCCGGCCCCTGCCACTGGTCGGTCTGGGGCAGGTCGTCGACCGGGGTGCTGTTGTAGCGGAGGCGAATGACGGGGGCCACGCCCCCGGCCCCTGGGGGCACGGCGATGGCGATCTCGGAGGTGGCCCCGCCGGTGAAGAGGTCCGTCTGGAAGGATTCCAGCGAGAACGTCGCCGTGGGGGTGACGGCCCCGCTGGAGGCGCTTGCGGTCTGCACCTCGCCGCCTCCCCTGGGAGGCCTGGCGGGGGCTCTCGGGGGCGGATCGGCGGCTGCGGCGAGAAGGGCCGGCCTCTCGCCTGGCGGGGCGGGCGCCGATGCCGCGTCACGCTCCGCCGCCCCGGCGATCGGTGGGCCGAGCGCGGAGAAGATGAGGAGAAAACCTGACAGTGAGGGGGACATACCTGAGAACGCGCGCCGGATCGAGGAGGGAACGGGCAAAGGTGCCATGCGGCCTCCTTACCTATGGAGACGGATACTCATGATTCCGGATCTCCCAGCCACGGTCCTTACCTCGACCCGCAGGAACATGTCAAGCTATTTGTTGTCAAGAATCATGGGTGAGACGTGGAACCACGCGGGCGGCAGGGCGAGGCAGGGGATGGAGGGGCGCTGCGCCCTCGACTACAGCTCGGCTACAGCGGGATCTCGGTGATCGAGAAGATCGCCATCAGCATGGCGACCACGATGAAGCCCACCACGAGGCCCACCGCCAGGATGATGCTCGGCTCGAGCAGGCTGGTCAGCCGCTTGACCGTCCGTCGCACCTCGACGTCCAGGGTCTCTCCGAGCTTGAGCAGCATGTCCTCCAGCCGGCCGGTCTCCTCGCCCACGCGCACGAGATGGAGGGCCAGGGGCGGGAACACCCCCGTCTCGGTCATGGCGGCGGACAGGCCCGTGCCCCGCCGGACCTGGTCGCCCAGCCGGCCGACCGCGCGGCGCAGGACGCTGTTCGAGGCCGTGTCCTCGGCCGCGCCCAGCGCGGCGAGGATCGGCACCCCGCCCCTCAGGAGAGTGCCGAGGATGCGGGCGAACCGGGCCACCTCCGCCCTGAGAAGGATGCCGCCGGCCAGCGGCAGTCGCAGGGCGACGCGGTCCCACCACTTCCGTCCGGTCTCGGCGCTGAGCAGTGTCCACGCGCCGAGCAGCCCCGCGGCGCAGGCCAGCAGCACGCCCCACCAGTGGCGCTGGAGCGCCTCGCTGGTGACCAGCAGCGCCTCGGTGGGCAGCGGCACGGGCTGGCCGAGGTCGCGGAAGATCTCGGCGAACCGCGGCACGACGAAGGCCATGAGGAAGGCCACCGTGACGGCGCCCACCGCCATGAGCAGCGCGGGGTAGATGAGCGCCGAGGCGACGGTGTCCCGGAACTCCTGCGCTTCTTCCAGGACGCGCGCCAGGCGACTGAGCGTGGTCTCCAGCGCGCCGCTCTTCTCGCCGGCGCGGACCATGCTCACGTACAGGCGCGAGAAGGGACGCGGATGGTGCTTCGCCAGCGCCTCGCTGAGCGAGCTGCCCCCCTGGATGCTCCCGAGCAGGTCCTTGGTGATCGCGACGAGATGGGACCCGGAGGAAGTCGCCTGCAGGATGCCCAGCGCCCGGTCCACGGGAAGGCCCGCCTCGAGGAGGCTCGCGAGCTGCTGGGTGAAGCCGACGATCTCCTGGCGCGTGACCGCGTGACGCCCGAGGCGGAGTCGCGCGAAGGGGGAGATGTGCTCGGGGCCCTGCTCGGGGGCGACGTGCACCGGGAAGTAGGAGTCGCGCTGCAGCCGCTCCACCACGGCCCGGGCATCGGCGGCCTCCATGACCCCGGTGATCGCATGTCCGCTCCGATCGAGAGCCCGGTAGAGGAAGGTCGCCATGCCCGCCCTCAGCTCTCCTCCCGGCTCACCCGGACGACCTCCTCGACCGTGGTGATGCCGTCCCGGGCCTTGGCCCAGCCGTCCTCGGCCAGGGTGGTCATGCCCGCCTCCACGGCCTGGCGCCGGATCGCTCCGGCGGGCGTCTTCCTGAGGATGAGGCTCCGCACCTCCTCGGTGATCGCGAGCAGCTCGTAGATCCCTGTCCGGCCCCGGTAACCGGTGCCGCGACAGGCCTCGCACCCCCGGCCGCGCCACAGCTCGACGCCGCGGGTGTCGGTGTGCCCCAGCGCCAGCAGATCGGCCGGATCGGGGAGGTAGGCCTCGCGGCACTGCGCGCACACGCGGCGCACCAGCCGCTGGGCCAGCACGCCGGCGAGGACGGAAGAGATCAGGTAGGGCTCCGCGCCCATGTCCTCGAGGCGGGTCACGGCGCTCGGCGCGTCGTTGGTGTGCAGTGTCGAGAACACCAGGTGGCCCGTGAGGGCGGCCTGGATGGCGATGTCGGCCGTCTCCAGGTCGCGGATCTCTCCCACCATGATCACGTCCGGGTCCTGGCGCACGATGTGCCGCAACCCGTTGGCGAAGGTGAGGCCGATCTTCGGGCTCACGGGGATCTGGTTGACGCCCGTGAGCTGGTACTCCACCGGGTCCTCGATGGTGATGATCTTCTTGTCGGGCGCATTGATCTTGTCCAGCGCCGCGTAGAGGGTCGTGGTCTTGCCCGAGCCCGTGGGCCCCGTGACGAGCGTGATGCCGTGCGGCCGCCGGATGAGCCGCCCGAGGTCCTCGGCCATGGCGGCGGCGAGCCCGAGCCGCTCGAAGGGAAGGAAGACCGAGGAGCGGTCCAGCAGGCGCATGACGATGGACTCGCCGTGGACGGTGGGAATCGTCGAGACCCGGATGTCGATGCGGCGGCCCTGGGTCGTGACGCGGATGCGCCCGTCCTGCGGCAGTCGCCGCTCGGCGATGTTCATCTCCGCCATGAGCTTGATGCGGGAGGCCAGGGCCGCCTGGAGCCGGCGCGGCGGCGCCTCCTGATCGTAGAGCAGCCCGTCGATGCGGTAGCGCACGCGCAGCGCGCTCTCGAAGGGCTCGATGTGGATGTCGGAGGCATCGGCGTTCACCGCCTCCTCCAGCAGGAGATTGACCAGCCGGACCACGGGGGCTTCGAGCGCGAGGTCCCGCAGATAGGTCACGTCCTCCTCGAGCTCCCCGGCCGGGGAGGCGACGCCCGCGACGATCTGCTGCAGCGCGCTGGGCGGCGTGACGCCCCAGGTGCGCTCGATGGCGGCCAGGATCGCCTCCCCGGGCGCCACGCAGACGGTCAGCCGGGCTCCGAGCGCCTGGCGCAGGTCGTCCAGCAGGACCACGTTGGTGGGATCCGCCGTGGCGACGGTGACGCTGGCGCCATCCACCGCCACCGGGCAGACCGAGTACTGGCGCATGTACTTCGGGGAGAGCGCGTCGAGGACGGGCAGCGTGGAGGGGATCTCGTCGCCCGACAGGAAGGTCAGGCCGCGCTGCAGCGCGAGCGCGCGGGCGACGTCGTCCGCGCTCGCCCCGCCCAGGGCGACCAGCGCCTCGCCCAGCCGCTCGCCGCTCCGGCGCGCGCGGTCCAGCGCCGCCTCGAGGGCCTCGGGCGTAATCATGCGCGCCTCCAGGAGGATCTGGCCGAGCAGGCGGTGAGCCGGAGCGCTCATGGCGGGCATTCTAGCACCCGGGACCTGGCCGCCCGGTCGAGGGCGGTCAGCGCCCCAGGAGATCGGCGAGGTAGTCCTCCTCCGGGCCGGACGGCGCATCGCCTCGCAGTTCGGCGAGCTGGAGGCGCGCGACGGCGCGGCGGATTCGCGGATCCTCCGGCGCCAGCGTCGCGGCGCGCTCGAGGAAGGCGAGCGCCTCGGCCCGGCTGTGGAGCCGCTCCGCGGCGAGCCCGGCCAGGAGCAGGGCCTGTGCGCTGCGCGGCTCCCGCTGGATCGCCCTCCTGGCGAGGGACAGCGCATCGGCCGGCCGGCCGACGCTCAGCGATGTGGCGCTGGCCTGGAGCAGGGCGAGGGCATGGTCCGGCGAGAGCTCCAGGGCGCGGCCGAACCTGGCGAGCGCCTCCCCCGAGGAGCCTCGCCTCAGCAGCCCCAGGCCGAGCCCGTACCACGCGTCGGCCGTCGCCAGCTCGCGCTCCGCGGTGACCGGCGGGAACTCCGCGGTGCTGAAGCCTCGGACCAGCCGGAAATTCCGCTGGGTCGTGTCGACGTAGAGGGCGCGCGGCGCCGCGAACTCCAGCGGGAGCCGGTCGTCCGTGTTCAGTGGTCCATGACCGGGGAGCTTCTCCGCATCGGTCTCGCCGAGGGCGAAGTAGCCGAGGATGCCCGACCACACGGGCAGTCCGAGACGCTCGAAGTCACGCCGGAGCCCGGCGCTGGCCTCGTGGCGGGCCTTGACCCGGGCCAGGTCGATGCGGACCGGCTCCGCGGCCCCGAGCAGCAGGAAGTCGCCGCCGGACGTCTGCCAGATGCTGGTGGCCGGGAAGGCCGTGCGAAAGGTCCGGACCACCATCTTCAGATCGTCGGGCTCGAGGTTGTAGCCCTGGACCCACTGGAGCATGAGTCCCCCGGCTCGCAGGTGCTCGCGCGCGAGGCGAAAGAACTCCACGGAGAAGAGGGAGGCCAGGCCGCTGATCCAGGGATTCGAGGGCTCCGAGATGATGACGTCGTAGCGTTCGCGCGTGGTCAGGAGGAAGTTCCGCCCGTCGGCCACGGCCGTCCGGAGGCGCGGATCCTTCAGGACATCGCCGTGGAGGTGGGCGAAGAATCGGGAGGCCTCCACCACGCCCGGCTCGATCTCCACGACATCGACGCGCTCCACCGGGTGGCGGGCCACCGCGCCGGCGGTGATACCGCTGCCCAGGCCGATGATCAGCACCTGCCTCGGGTCGGGGTGGACCAGGAGGGGAAGATGGCCGGACATGATCTGGGTCGGCATGTCCCCTCCCGTCGAGGCATCCGTCTTGCCGTTCACCCGGAGGACGATGCGCTCTCCCATGCGGTGCACGGCCACGGTCGCACTGGGCCCGTCGCGGTAGTACAGCATCTCCTTGGACCGCATCGCCCGCCGCAACGCCGGGACCCCGCCCTCGCGGAGATAGCTCTTGCCGTAGATGGCGGGGCCGCTCGCCATCACCCCCTGATCCCAGGGCGGCAGGACGGACATCGCCAGCGCGACGGGCAGGGCGGTGGCGAGGGCGGCCCAGCGCCAGGCCCGGAGCGGGTAGGGAGGGTACGCGAGCAGTACGGCGGCCAGCAGCAGGTTGACCGCGACCCCGGCCTTCAGTGATCCGTGAACCCCGAGGAGAGGAACGAGCGCGAAGCCCCCCAGCATCGCCCCGGCGATGGCCCCGGCGGTGTTCGCCGCATAGACCCGACCGACGGCATGCCCCGCACGGCTGACCTCGCGCGCGGCCATTGCCACGGCACAGGGGAATGTCGCCCCGATGAACAGCGTCGAGGGGAGGAGCGCGGCCACGCTCACCACGACCTGGAGCAGCTGCACGAAGGCCGGCGAGTCAGACCAGGCGAGCCCGGCCAGGAATAGGGCCGGCATCTGCTCGAACAAGAGGACGGTCAGCGCAGTGGCCAGCCCTGTCCCGGCCTGGAGCACTCCGAACGAGGCCGCGGAGGCCGGCCGGCGTCCCCACAGCAGAGAGTAGAGCGCGCTGCCTCCTGCGATCCCGAGGAGGAAGGCGATGAGCATGGCCGTGAAGGCGTAGGTCGAGCTCCCGGTGACCAGGGACAGCGCGCGGGTCCACGCCACCTCGTAGACCATGGACACGGCCCCGGACACTCCCAGCGCCGCCAGGGCAAGCCAGGCGGGCGAGGGAGGATCAGTGGGCCAGTCGAGCTCGGCGCCGGGATCGGGCGGGCCCGCAGCCTCGAGCGCGCCGCCAGGGGCCTCGACCTTCACTCGGACCGCCCGGCTGTACGCGATTGCCAGGGCCCCCACGGCCAGGTTGGCAGCCGCCGCCACCCAGACGGACAGGCGATTCCCGGCCATGGGAATCAGCACGTAGCCGGCCAGCGCTACCCCGGCGAGCGCTCCGAAGGTGTTCAGAGCATAGAGGGCGCCGATCGTCCGGCCGAGACCCCCCGCGTCTCTGGCCAGCGCCTGGCTCAGCACGGGCAGCGTTCCCCCCATCAGCGTCGTCGGCACCAGGAGCAGCGCGAAGACGAGCAAGAACTGGATGAGGCTGAACGTAGCGTGGGAGGTACCCCACTCGCGCTGAAGTCCCAGGTACGCGGCGGAGGCTGCCCAGAGAAGACCGGGCAGCAGCGCGCAGTACAGGCCGATACCGACCTCGAGCCAGCCGTAGGCGCCGATCAGGTTGTCGATGCGGTGGGCGCGGCGCCCCAGCAGGAAGCTCCCGAGGCCGAGCCCCGCCATGAAGGCGGCCAGCACGGTGGTGATGGCGTACACCGTGTGTCCGAAGACGAGCGAGAGCAGACGGAGCCACACGACCTGGTAGACGAGGCCCGTGGCGCCCGACAGGAAGAAGCAGACCGCCACGATACCGAGGCCGGCCCACCCCATGGACTCAGGCTCCTCCTGCGTCGCCGCGAACGCCGGCATTATGCCCCATCATGGCGGGAGGCGCTGCGCGAAGGGGGGCCGAAAAAAAACCGCAGGCGCCAGGAGTTTCCGGCGCCTGCGGGCCCGAGCGGCCGCCACTCCCGGTGAGGCCTATCTCGTGCGGCAGCGCCTCAGCCCGAGAAGGCTCAGGGAGAGGAGGGCGGCGCCCAGCAGCACAACGGTCGCCGGCGCGGGAACGGGCGGCGTGACCGACTGCAGGGCGGCGATGAAGATCTGCTCGAAGCCGTTGTTCGAGTCGCCAAAGGCGAACCGGATCTGCATCACGGTATAGGGGTTGCTCGGGTCCTTGAGCTGGTTGTTGAGCTCGGGGGAAAAGAGGGCGAAGGCCGCCTCGTCGGCGCCGAGGTTATGGTTGACGGTGATGGCTCCCGGGGTGCTGCAGGGCACCTGGACGGCCGGGGGACCCGGCAGGAGGCATACCTGGCCGGCGGAGAAGGAGAACTCTCCGGGGTTCGCCGTGTTGAGGAAGTCCCCGCCGTTCATGTCGGTCAGCGGGTTGAACGCCCCGCCGGGTGGGCCGGTGTGGGCGCAGTCTCCGGTGAAGGCGAGAAAGCCGATCTGGGAGGCGTTGAACTCGTAGCACTTCGGGGTGGCAGTGCCGCCGGCCGGGTCAGTGTCGATCAGGGTCACGTAGCCCCAGCCGAAGATGTCCTGGGAGGTGTTGTTCTGGTTCTGGTTGAAGAAGAAGACCAGATCCGACCCCGCCAGGAAGGATTCCAGGGTGCTGATCTTGACATCCCAGGTCCCGGCCACATCGCCGGTGAACTCCCCGGTCCCGCCGGGATCCTTCGCCCCGACGAACTTGAAATCCGCGCCAGAGCCGGTGTAGTCGGCGCAGCCCGGTATGCCCCCGGTCTTGCTCTGGCAGATGGTGTCGTAGTTGATGCCTGACCCGGCGTTGATGGTCTCGTAGGCATCGTCCCCGTTGTTCTTGCCGAGCACGTCCTCGTTGTTCCTGCCGGCCGCCGGAAAGCTTCCGATCACCACGAAGTCCTTGATCTTTCCCGGGGAGCTGTCAACCGAGAAGGACCCGGGCCCGTTGAAGTTCTGGTCGCCGAAGAAGAAGAGGTTCATGAGGGGAATCGAGTAGGCCTGGAAGTCCCCGTTGTTCCCGGCATATGGGCCAAACGGCGGCAACGTGAAGGCATTTGCCGCAGGAGCTATCGCCATCGCCAGCCCCGCGGCAATCACCAGCACCGCGATCTGCCTCTTCATCCGTCCCTCCCCAGGTTCAGAGTCCGCACCGAACCCTCTGGGCATTCACCGCCGGCGGTCGCCGCCGACTATCAAGCAGGCGACGTGCCAGCTGCAAGACGCTAGCGAAATTAATCTATTCGGCCGCATGCCTCGGGCAGCCGGTCCGGGATCGTAAAGCGAGCCGACAGCGTTCCCTGGAGCGCAGCGCGCCCGATCCGGATGCAACCACCGGCCTCAAGTGTCGGCAAACTTTACGCTCCTGCCGCGCCGGGGGAAGCGCCGGGGCAGGTTGCTCGACCCCGGGAGTCCTGGCTGTCCGGGCGGCGCTGATCTTGCCCGGTGCGGGGAGTCGGTACGGCCCCGGAGTATACTCCAGGGGCGCGCAGGCTCGGAGCGCGTGGAGAGATGACCCCGACCCATTCACGAGGCCACGACAGCGGCATGGCAAGGCCCCGAGGCATGAGGCTGCTCCACCTCCTCATGCTGGTCCTGCTGGTCGCCGGCGCCTGCTCCGAGACCCCGGCCGTGAGGAAGCAGAGGTCACTGGAGCGCGGCTTGCGGTATCAGGCCGAGGGCAAGTACAGCGAGGCGGTCATCGAGCTGAGGAATGCGCTGCAGATCGCCCCGGACTTC includes:
- a CDS encoding fused MFS/spermidine synthase, which translates into the protein MPAFAATQEEPESMGWAGLGIVAVCFFLSGATGLVYQVVWLRLLSLVFGHTVYAITTVLAAFMAGLGLGSFLLGRRAHRIDNLIGAYGWLEVGIGLYCALLPGLLWAASAAYLGLQREWGTSHATFSLIQFLLVFALLLVPTTLMGGTLPVLSQALARDAGGLGRTIGALYALNTFGALAGVALAGYVLIPMAGNRLSVWVAAAANLAVGALAIAYSRAVRVKVEAPGGALEAAGPPDPGAELDWPTDPPSPAWLALAALGVSGAVSMVYEVAWTRALSLVTGSSTYAFTAMLIAFLLGIAGGSALYSLLWGRRPASAASFGVLQAGTGLATALTVLLFEQMPALFLAGLAWSDSPAFVQLLQVVVSVAALLPSTLFIGATFPCAVAMAAREVSRAGHAVGRVYAANTAGAIAGAMLGGFALVPLLGVHGSLKAGVAVNLLLAAVLLAYPPYPLRAWRWAALATALPVALAMSVLPPWDQGVMASGPAIYGKSYLREGGVPALRRAMRSKEMLYYRDGPSATVAVHRMGERIVLRVNGKTDASTGGDMPTQIMSGHLPLLVHPDPRQVLIIGLGSGITAGAVARHPVERVDVVEIEPGVVEASRFFAHLHGDVLKDPRLRTAVADGRNFLLTTRERYDVIISEPSNPWISGLASLFSVEFFRLAREHLRAGGLMLQWVQGYNLEPDDLKMVVRTFRTAFPATSIWQTSGGDFLLLGAAEPVRIDLARVKARHEASAGLRRDFERLGLPVWSGILGYFALGETDAEKLPGHGPLNTDDRLPLEFAAPRALYVDTTQRNFRLVRGFSTAEFPPVTAERELATADAWYGLGLGLLRRGSSGEALARFGRALELSPDHALALLQASATSLSVGRPADALSLARRAIQREPRSAQALLLAGLAAERLHSRAEALAFLERAATLAPEDPRIRRAVARLQLAELRGDAPSGPEEDYLADLLGR
- a CDS encoding IS66 family transposase, which produces RGYLQADAYAGYDALYATGRVIEVACWAHARRYFWDAKASDPARALLALGFIQQLYAVERAVKGADAETRRARRAEQAMPVLDRIRGWLDEQADVVLPKSPIGEAVGYAGAQWTALTRYCKDGDLAIDNNVSERAMRKVVTGRNNWLFCGSDAGGHRAAILYSLVATCKAHGIDPWAYLRDVLERISTHPNRRRAELLPRHWKAAQIAT
- the gspE gene encoding type II secretion system ATPase GspE, translating into MSAPAHRLLGQILLEARMITPEALEAALDRARRSGERLGEALVALGGASADDVARALALQRGLTFLSGDEIPSTLPVLDALSPKYMRQYSVCPVAVDGASVTVATADPTNVVLLDDLRQALGARLTVCVAPGEAILAAIERTWGVTPPSALQQIVAGVASPAGELEEDVTYLRDLALEAPVVRLVNLLLEEAVNADASDIHIEPFESALRVRYRIDGLLYDQEAPPRRLQAALASRIKLMAEMNIAERRLPQDGRIRVTTQGRRIDIRVSTIPTVHGESIVMRLLDRSSVFLPFERLGLAAAMAEDLGRLIRRPHGITLVTGPTGSGKTTTLYAALDKINAPDKKIITIEDPVEYQLTGVNQIPVSPKIGLTFANGLRHIVRQDPDVIMVGEIRDLETADIAIQAALTGHLVFSTLHTNDAPSAVTRLEDMGAEPYLISSVLAGVLAQRLVRRVCAQCREAYLPDPADLLALGHTDTRGVELWRGRGCEACRGTGYRGRTGIYELLAITEEVRSLILRKTPAGAIRRQAVEAGMTTLAEDGWAKARDGITTVEEVVRVSREES
- a CDS encoding type II secretion system F family protein, coding for MATFLYRALDRSGHAITGVMEAADARAVVERLQRDSYFPVHVAPEQGPEHISPFARLRLGRHAVTRQEIVGFTQQLASLLEAGLPVDRALGILQATSSGSHLVAITKDLLGSIQGGSSLSEALAKHHPRPFSRLYVSMVRAGEKSGALETTLSRLARVLEEAQEFRDTVASALIYPALLMAVGAVTVAFLMAFVVPRFAEIFRDLGQPVPLPTEALLVTSEALQRHWWGVLLACAAGLLGAWTLLSAETGRKWWDRVALRLPLAGGILLRAEVARFARILGTLLRGGVPILAALGAAEDTASNSVLRRAVGRLGDQVRRGTGLSAAMTETGVFPPLALHLVRVGEETGRLEDMLLKLGETLDVEVRRTVKRLTSLLEPSIILAVGLVVGFIVVAMLMAIFSITEIPL